A region from the Vicia villosa cultivar HV-30 ecotype Madison, WI linkage group LG3, Vvil1.0, whole genome shotgun sequence genome encodes:
- the LOC131657542 gene encoding uncharacterized protein LOC131657542 produces the protein MVGVFRRSASFPNKNPNRPSQKPSISHHIRSISLPCRSHPLISQIKDEINGLKSWTNSATKLTSKSLSNGLTLLKQTHETFQDILQLPQTQDSLRFHPVWVEKLLEYSLRFVDAYGMFQTSILSLKEEHSSVQIAIRKRDESKLVLYLKSKKKLSKEIEKLASGIQCVNFGVKQQQLNVPVCSSSTELLSIADSVELGGVIEDVMSLTVSVSVAVFNSVAMSFGSRRFSWVKMVRKGGSYKECEGIEEIEKQLNEVENIGNLKKKGEEEVRTVLKRMRDLEECICGVESDSDKVFRALINSRVLLLNTLTLSH, from the coding sequence ATGGTAGGTGTTTTTCGTCGTTCAGCTTCGTTTCCAAACAAAAATCCTAACCGTCCATCGCAAAAGCCATCAATATCACACCACATAAGATCCATAAGTCTTCCCTGCAGATCTCATCCGTTGATTTCTCAGATCAAGGATGAGATCAACGGTCTCAAATCCTGGACTAATTCCGCTACCAAATTAACATCCAAAAGCCTCTCCAACGGTTTAACACTTCTCAAACAAACACATGAAACCTTTCAAGATATTCTCCAACTTCCGCAAACACAAGACTCTCTTCGCTTCCACCCTGTTTGGGTCGAGAAGCTTCTAGAATATTCTCTCCGTTTCGTTGACGCTTACGGAATGTTCCAAAcgtccattttatctcttaaagaAGAACATTCCTCGGTTCAAATCGCGATAAGGAAACGAGATGAATCAAAACTAGTTCTATATTTGAAAAGTAAAAAGAAATTGAGTAAGGAAATTGAGAAGCTAGCTTCGGGAATCCAATGTGTTAACTTTGGTGTTAAGCAACAACAACTGAATGTTCCTGTTTGTTCATCTTCTACAGAGTTGTTGTCAATTGCAGATAGTGTTGAACTTGGAGGTGTGATTGAAGATGTAATGAGTTTAACGGTTTCTGTTTCGGTTGCGGTATTTAACAGCGTAGCAATGTCGTTTGGTTCGAGGAGATTTTCGTGGGTGAAAATGGTGAGAAAAGGTGGGAGTTATAAAGAGTGTGAAGGGATTGAAGAGATTGAGAAGCAGTTGAATGAGGTTGAGAATATAGGGAATTTGAAAAAGAAAGGAGAGGAAGAAGTGAGAACGGTTTTGAAGAGAATGCGTGATTTAGAAGAATGTATTTGCGGCGTTGAAAGTGATAGTGACAAAGTTTTCAGAGCTTTGATCAATTCACGCGTTCTTCTTCTCAATACTCTTACTCTCTCGCactag